From one Desulfobaculum xiamenense genomic stretch:
- a CDS encoding sensor histidine kinase — MSKDRNRACPAPEDWADAGESGSEIVRRIRTRILRKVCDYSRYEFEASKSSALNIFFDLVQEFERESDFHAVCVSVPKVIFGLDASLYLLSPESVLRCVHSTAPSASPPFDGDALPSEPVDVNGRFCCPIRGNHRFIDQLPFVPRDDVIGYIEIRHGGTFTDRDRLFWEKFANRIGFQQHLRMIHGANRRHLAFIRNLVKDIGHNVIVPNMYFKLFFGRLKRSIDTLGALCDEGGEALTRPLGESCDDLRELHAQLEAQYLEIARHYEQTSLYLETLLRQSHFEKGRYVLERRPCHLPLRIIEPQLVQHESRFQDRAITVVPGLRDVPDHRLEVQVDVGLMAQVFSNLFSNAAKYAAVGDGEAAAGRQISVGWELLPHFFEATGEDGLCVAVGSSGPAVNPADVPKLFDPGFRGSNAGEAEGSGHGLFFVRQIVELHGGVVGYRRRGGMNEFYMVLPIGNGEGSSM, encoded by the coding sequence ATGTCCAAAGATCGCAATCGCGCATGTCCGGCGCCGGAGGACTGGGCTGACGCCGGGGAGTCCGGCTCGGAGATCGTGCGCCGCATTCGTACCCGCATCCTGCGCAAGGTCTGCGACTACAGCCGCTACGAGTTCGAGGCCTCCAAAAGCAGCGCCCTGAACATCTTTTTCGATCTCGTGCAGGAATTCGAGCGCGAAAGCGATTTTCACGCGGTCTGCGTCAGCGTTCCCAAGGTCATCTTCGGTCTCGACGCGTCACTGTATCTCCTATCCCCCGAATCCGTCCTGCGCTGCGTGCACAGCACCGCGCCTTCGGCGTCGCCGCCCTTTGACGGGGACGCCCTGCCTTCCGAGCCCGTGGATGTTAACGGGCGGTTTTGCTGCCCCATTCGTGGCAACCATCGCTTCATCGACCAGTTGCCCTTCGTCCCCCGCGACGACGTGATCGGATACATCGAGATTCGCCACGGCGGCACGTTCACCGATCGGGACCGCCTGTTCTGGGAAAAGTTCGCCAACCGCATCGGCTTCCAGCAGCATCTGCGCATGATCCACGGCGCGAACAGGCGGCATTTGGCCTTCATTCGGAATTTGGTCAAGGACATCGGGCATAATGTCATCGTTCCCAACATGTATTTCAAGCTCTTTTTTGGGCGGCTCAAGCGCAGCATCGACACCCTCGGCGCGCTGTGCGACGAGGGCGGCGAGGCGCTCACGCGGCCCCTTGGCGAGAGCTGCGACGATCTGCGCGAACTGCACGCCCAGCTCGAAGCACAGTATCTGGAGATAGCCCGCCACTACGAGCAGACGAGCCTGTATCTCGAAACGTTGCTCCGGCAGAGCCATTTCGAGAAAGGGCGCTATGTTCTGGAGCGCCGTCCCTGCCACCTGCCGCTACGCATCATCGAGCCGCAGCTCGTCCAGCACGAGAGCCGCTTTCAGGACCGGGCCATAACCGTGGTTCCCGGCCTGCGCGACGTGCCGGACCACCGGCTGGAGGTGCAGGTGGATGTGGGCCTCATGGCTCAGGTCTTTTCCAACCTGTTCTCCAACGCCGCGAAGTACGCCGCAGTGGGGGATGGCGAGGCCGCTGCGGGACGGCAGATTTCGGTTGGCTGGGAGCTGCTGCCTCACTTTTTTGAGGCGACCGGAGAAGACGGGCTGTGTGTGGCCGTGGGGTCTTCCGGGCCAGCGGTGAATCCGGCCGACGTGCCGAAGCTTTTCGATCCGGGATTTCGCGGTTCCAACGCCGGGGAGGCCGAAGGAAGCGGACACGGGCTGTTCTTTGTGCGCCAGATTGTGGAACTGCACGGTGGCGTCGTGGGCTATCGCCGTCGGGGCGGCATGAACGAATTCTATATGGTCCTGCCCATAGGCAACGGCGAAGGGAGTTCGATGTGA
- a CDS encoding response regulator: MVNSRDIRILSIEDELRVRESIVDWLGDSGYSMLEAEDGIVGVETFKRERPDLVLLDMGLPGLNGLEVLASIHAASPDTPVIIVSAKADISDAISAFKAGAWDYITKPIVNFDILEQTIRNCLERKDLREAVRRAQERYQRLVQNLPVVIFSLTPQMRLDFINDTCEGILGYPPEEAMAEAGWIIEHTVVEDREGLEKALRRGFDGEEFLHEFRFEHRKGYLVYLRARSMPMDEERADSGPHVHGVITDVTERQFLDKVLIQREKLNTLGAISHELAHEIRNPLMALGGFARVLARKHPDMAEIEVIVSETKRIEELMNRISSYLAPVPVKSRICSVNALLTFCLDRLASSSARGNLDIVNRLASDLPAIKSDSDLLTETFYNILNHILSSVTGKGRLMLSTREIAGHVVVGFDVTAPADTDLTREQELLILPFDGEGSSVSLAVSFRNLKNLGGHLSFERKNGTVSFTVSLPKILPQGVDAAQ; encoded by the coding sequence ATGGTCAACTCGCGCGACATACGCATCCTGAGCATCGAGGACGAACTGCGGGTGCGCGAATCCATTGTGGATTGGCTGGGCGATAGCGGCTATTCCATGCTTGAGGCCGAGGACGGCATCGTCGGGGTGGAGACCTTCAAGCGTGAACGCCCGGACCTCGTGCTGCTCGACATGGGGCTTCCCGGCCTGAACGGGCTGGAGGTGCTGGCGTCCATCCATGCGGCGTCGCCGGATACGCCGGTGATCATCGTTTCGGCCAAGGCCGACATCAGCGACGCCATAAGCGCCTTCAAGGCCGGAGCGTGGGACTACATCACCAAGCCCATCGTCAACTTCGATATTCTTGAGCAGACCATCCGCAACTGCCTTGAGCGCAAGGATCTGCGCGAGGCCGTGCGCCGTGCGCAGGAACGCTACCAGCGCCTCGTGCAGAATCTGCCGGTCGTCATTTTTTCGCTTACGCCGCAGATGCGGCTGGATTTCATTAACGACACCTGTGAGGGCATTCTCGGATATCCGCCCGAGGAGGCCATGGCCGAAGCTGGATGGATCATTGAGCATACGGTGGTGGAGGATCGGGAGGGGCTTGAAAAGGCGCTACGGCGGGGCTTCGATGGCGAAGAATTTTTGCATGAGTTCCGTTTCGAGCACCGCAAGGGCTACCTCGTGTATCTGCGTGCGCGGTCCATGCCTATGGACGAGGAGCGCGCCGATTCCGGGCCGCACGTCCACGGCGTCATCACCGACGTCACCGAGCGGCAGTTCCTCGACAAGGTGCTCATCCAGCGTGAAAAGCTCAACACCCTCGGCGCGATATCCCACGAACTCGCCCACGAGATACGCAATCCGCTCATGGCCCTTGGCGGCTTCGCCCGTGTGCTCGCGCGCAAGCATCCGGATATGGCTGAGATAGAGGTCATCGTCTCGGAGACAAAACGCATCGAGGAACTCATGAACCGCATCAGTTCCTATCTCGCTCCGGTGCCGGTGAAGAGCCGCATCTGTTCTGTGAATGCGCTTTTGACCTTCTGCCTCGACCGTCTTGCCTCGTCGTCGGCTCGTGGGAATCTGGACATCGTGAATCGTCTGGCCAGCGACCTGCCCGCCATCAAGTCCGATTCCGATCTGCTGACCGAAACGTTTTACAACATCCTCAATCACATCCTGTCCTCCGTCACCGGGAAGGGGCGGCTCATGCTCAGCACGCGCGAGATAGCCGGGCATGTCGTGGTTGGCTTCGATGTCACCGCGCCAGCCGACACCGACCTCACGCGCGAGCAGGAGCTTCTGATCCTGCCCTTTGACGGTGAAGGCTCATCCGTGAGTCTTGCCGTGAGCTTTCGCAATCTCAAGAACCTTGGCGGGCATCTCTCCTTCGAGCGTAAGAATGGCACCGTGTCGTTCACGGTTTCGTTGCCCAAGATATTGCCGCAGGGCGTCGACGCCGCCCAATGA
- a CDS encoding methyl-accepting chemotaxis protein yields MLKNMKLGNKIGLSICSAMIVILVVYSFIVVSRTRDMSTRAAENMAQQMAVRYGNQVKNSIEKALDACLSTGAAFIAMSEHKEDVSRDMVDEVQRRVTLSDETFFGIQAVFEPNALDGRDADYVGVKPWYGPNGRYGPYFFRKDGGLAAEDLIQYDPDHTRAWYKGPRDTRAPVLTEPYTTTVVDEILATVSVPMINGGNFIGIVGIDFTIGAFQVMVDSIRPLETGYATVVSHKGYCVAHKFEQVVSKNISEAFPEAAAKELLAAVGAGKRWQGQVVSPLDGVEYLFLFEPIVIAGTSTPWAIGIALPVEKIYYDANRFMTLSIWLSAGAVAVIIIIVLLIARSISRPIGVLVNAAEAISTGDFKSMPDESGFGGELLTLHGALARMVGNLADLIRTAEDKTAEAEEQTAKASVALREAEEARSMAENARREGMLHAANQLEGIVHRITSASEELAAQVEESSRGSDIQRERTSEAATAMEQMNASVLEVASNAGKTAENAEEARRNAEEGGKIVEQVVQSILRLESETERMVDGLNVLGTQAEDIGKVMTVITDIADQTNLLALNAAIEAARAGDAGRGFAVVADEVRKLAEKTMAATKEVGDAVSAIQDGTRNNIKGMHETAETVTATTELGRKAGDSLRLIVGIVEETADQVRAIATASEEQSAASEEINRSTDEVNRIASDTAEAMRQSAQAVTDLAMLADELQKLIEQMKDV; encoded by the coding sequence ATGCTCAAGAATATGAAACTGGGGAACAAGATTGGCCTGAGCATTTGCTCGGCCATGATCGTCATTCTGGTCGTCTATTCCTTCATCGTGGTCTCGCGTACGAGGGATATGTCGACCCGCGCGGCAGAGAACATGGCGCAGCAGATGGCGGTCAGATATGGCAACCAGGTCAAGAACAGCATCGAGAAGGCGCTCGATGCGTGCCTGTCTACCGGTGCGGCCTTCATCGCCATGAGCGAACACAAGGAAGATGTCAGCCGTGACATGGTGGACGAGGTCCAGCGTCGGGTGACTCTGTCCGATGAGACGTTCTTCGGCATTCAGGCCGTGTTCGAACCCAATGCCCTGGATGGGCGCGATGCAGATTACGTGGGTGTGAAGCCGTGGTACGGTCCCAATGGCCGCTATGGCCCGTATTTCTTCAGAAAGGATGGCGGGTTGGCTGCCGAAGACCTCATCCAGTACGATCCAGACCATACCCGTGCGTGGTACAAGGGACCGCGTGACACGCGCGCTCCGGTGCTCACCGAACCCTACACCACCACCGTCGTCGATGAGATTCTGGCCACAGTCAGCGTGCCCATGATCAACGGTGGGAATTTCATTGGCATCGTGGGCATCGACTTCACCATTGGCGCGTTTCAGGTGATGGTGGACAGCATCCGTCCGCTTGAAACCGGATATGCAACCGTCGTGTCCCACAAGGGCTATTGTGTCGCCCACAAGTTCGAACAGGTCGTGAGCAAGAATATTTCCGAGGCCTTTCCTGAGGCAGCAGCCAAGGAACTGCTGGCCGCCGTGGGTGCGGGCAAGCGGTGGCAAGGACAGGTCGTTTCGCCGCTGGATGGTGTGGAATATCTGTTTCTGTTCGAGCCCATCGTCATTGCCGGAACATCCACGCCGTGGGCTATCGGCATCGCGCTGCCGGTGGAGAAGATTTACTACGACGCGAATAGATTTATGACGCTCAGCATCTGGCTGTCCGCCGGTGCCGTGGCGGTCATTATCATTATCGTGCTGCTCATCGCCCGTTCCATTTCCCGACCTATCGGGGTGCTGGTCAACGCGGCCGAAGCCATTTCCACGGGTGATTTCAAGTCCATGCCCGACGAATCCGGATTCGGCGGCGAACTGCTCACCCTGCATGGCGCGCTGGCGCGCATGGTGGGGAACCTTGCCGATCTCATCCGCACTGCCGAGGACAAGACCGCCGAGGCCGAGGAGCAGACCGCCAAGGCCTCGGTCGCCCTGCGCGAGGCCGAGGAAGCCCGGTCCATGGCCGAGAATGCGCGCCGCGAAGGCATGCTGCACGCTGCGAACCAACTGGAGGGCATTGTCCATCGCATCACCTCTGCGTCCGAGGAACTGGCCGCGCAGGTCGAGGAATCCAGTCGTGGTTCGGACATCCAGCGCGAACGTACGTCCGAGGCCGCCACGGCCATGGAGCAGATGAACGCCTCGGTGCTCGAAGTGGCGAGCAATGCGGGTAAGACGGCCGAAAACGCCGAGGAAGCCCGCCGCAACGCCGAAGAGGGCGGCAAGATCGTCGAGCAGGTGGTCCAGAGCATCCTGCGTCTCGAATCCGAGACCGAGCGCATGGTGGACGGACTCAACGTGCTTGGCACGCAGGCCGAGGATATCGGCAAGGTCATGACCGTCATCACCGACATCGCGGATCAGACCAACCTGCTGGCCCTCAACGCGGCCATCGAGGCGGCCCGCGCCGGTGACGCGGGACGCGGCTTCGCCGTCGTCGCCGACGAGGTGCGAAAGCTCGCCGAAAAGACCATGGCCGCCACCAAGGAGGTCGGCGACGCCGTGTCCGCCATTCAGGACGGAACACGAAACAACATCAAGGGAATGCACGAGACCGCCGAAACTGTCACCGCGACCACGGAGCTTGGACGCAAGGCGGGTGATTCCCTTCGTCTCATCGTTGGCATCGTGGAGGAAACGGCCGATCAGGTTCGCGCCATTGCCACGGCCAGCGAAGAGCAGTCCGCCGCGTCGGAGGAAATCAACCGCAGCACCGACGAGGTCAACCGCATCGCTAGCGATACCGCAGAGGCCATGCGCCAGTCCGCGCAGGCTGTGACCGATCTGGCCATGCTCGCCGACGAACTCCAGAAGCTCATCGAACAGATGAAGGACGTCTAG